The DNA sequence AGAATGTTGCAACAAGAAGTGTACAATTCTGGTCTTGCATGTCGATAAATAAGCATTCACATTCAAAATAATTACTTACGATACTATTTGCTATTTTTAGGCTTTCATTAAAATTCTTAGCACACAGGTTTACTTGATTACCGTGCAATGAAAAATCCAGAATAATCCAACTTGGTCTATATCCATGGATAATACGATTTGAATTAAAAAGTAAGTCCTTATCGCTAGCTCGACGTATAAACACATATATACGATTTTGATGATAGAAAAAACCTTGTAGTTGAGTTTCAAAGCCATCATCTTTTTCAGCATCGTATTCTTTTAGTAATCGGTAAGTAACTTCTTTTGATATAAAGTTTTTAAATGGAGTTTTCATCTGCCTTGGAGAGTTCTGTAAAGCAAAAGATGAAAATCCTCTCTTTTGTACTTTATCAAAATGGTAAACACATTTGATTAATTCTGGGTCACTATGGAATAAAACAAAAATTAAGGATTTTTTATCATGTTTGTTATTTTTACATAGAAAGTTTGTGATCAACTCTTCAGTCAAAACAGACCTTGCTACTTCAACAACAGCAGACTCAAGTTTAGAATGGTTGAAGTGGCTAAGTAGATAATAGCTGAACAAAGAGTCTGAGCAACCTATAAGAATTTTGCGTTGTTCTTGAACTGAAATATCGTCATGTTTCTGAAATTCAAATAATTGGCCATTTTGCTTATGTGTAAAGGAATACTGAAAAATAACATTTAGTTGTCTACCTGAAAGAGAATTAAGCCAATTTTTACGTATTTCTTCATCTTGAAAGCTAGGCAGCCAATGATCTACTGGCATTTCCAAACTACTCTCCCAGAATTCTCTACTAGGATAAAGATTAACCATATATTATGTATAATATAATACGCTACATTTAACATAATTCAAAAACTAGTCAACGGTAAAAATTATAACAAAGATTTAAGAAAACAAATCGATAAAAATATTTTTCTTTCACTTAAACATACAACAATGAAAAATGTATATATTAAGTAATAGGTCTGCGTAAAAAGGGAAATGTCAATACTCACAGAGTCAGGAAGAGCAGCAATAGCAGCAAGCATAAAAGAGCAACCAATACATCTTGCTTGGGGCAGTGGTGATGCCAATTGGGAAAGTAGTCATCAAGTCGAAAAAGTTTTTGTTGAGGATGAAATAGCCCTAGATCACCATCCCATTAAAGACGTAAAAGTTTTTATCGGACAAACAACTTATCAGCCAAGTGTTGACTATACAGTTGATAGTAGTACTGGTCTAATAAAACGTACGGAAAATAGCTCTATTCCAGTAAGTGATAAAGTTACTGTAGAGTATACTGAAAGCACACCACCTGAACCTATAAATTCTATAAAGCTCTTGAATGAACTTGGCAGACGTACTGCGGATGAAGTGCTATTCTGCACAGGTGATGAAAATGGCGAACTTATAACTCCTTCTGGAAGGTTTAGGCCCTTAAATGTACCAACTAATAACTTGTACCTTAAATTCACTTTCGATTTCACGGACGCAGCAAATCAAGTGATACGGGAATTAGGGGTTATGGTTGGTACTAAAGTAAAAGAAGAATTACCTATAGGACAGAGATATTTTGAACCACAAGATATAGAAGATCCGGGAATTTTGTTAGTTTTAGAGCATACCGTACCACTTATCAGAACTGCTGCAACCCGGGAAACTTTTTCGTTTGTTGTAACCTTTTAGAATAAAATGACTTTAAACGCCTATTATAACCGCTTTAATCCTGACAAAGAGTACGAAAAGTTTGTTCCTTGCAGGAAGAGGTCTACAGTCTGCAGAATTAAATGAGACTCAGGAGTATGCTCTTTCTAAGCTTAAAGGCATAGGTGATGCAATATTTCGTGATGGTGATGTTATAACGGGAAGCAATTGTATTATAGATGCAAAAACTGGTAAAGCTACACTTGAGGGAGGAAAAATCTATCTGCGCGGTGCAGTTAGAAAAGTTGAAAAAGAAGAATTTGTTATTCCACTGAGTACCACAGTTCGCATAGGTGTTTATTATGTAGAATCTACGATTACAGAACTTGAGGATGAAAACCTTCGTGATCCTGCTGTTGGTACAAGAAACTATCAGGAAGTAGGAGCTGCAAGGCTTAAAGTTTCCACCATTTGGGGTTATCAAGCAGAAGGTCTTTCTCCACGTTTTTCTGAAGGAGAGTTTTATCCAATCTATAACATTGAAAATGGAGTATTAATAGAACATTCACCACCTCCACAAGCAAACATAGTAACTACTGCTCTTGCTAGTTATGACAAAGAAGCAAATGGTTCCTACGTCGTAAATGGTCTTGAAGTAATGTTCCTGCAAAAGGAAGAGGGAGAAGGAGGAAAAAAAATATTTGTGATTAATGAGGGCAAAGCTCATGTTGATGGCTATGAGATTGAACTTCCTCACAGTATTCGTGTTTCTTTTGATGAAGATCCGGATATAAAATCAGTTGAATCAGAACCACATACTTTTCAGCCAAATAGCCAAAGAGTAATGGAACTGAAGGTTAATGATTTTCCAATCAGTGAAATCAAGAAAGTAGATATAACTGTTCAAAAAACATTTGCCGTTACTCATGGTTCATACTCTGGAGCTATTGATCCGATACCTGACTCTGCGGTACTTGAGATTATTCAGATAAAGCAAGGAGACGTTATTTATGAAAATAGTACAGATTACAAGCTCAGTGGAGGAAATGTTGATTGGTCATTACCGGGAAAGGAACCAGCACCTGGGAGTAGTTATCAAATAACCTACCGCTTTCGCACTCATGTAAGCCCTGAAGATGTAAATGAACAGGGATGTAAAGTAAGGGGAGCAGTTGACAATAGCTTGGTTTTAGTTGATTACACCTGGAAAATGCCCCGTTATGATTTAATCACCATAGACGCAAAAGGGGTAGTAAGGAGAATAAAAGGAATCACTGCCATTAAGTTAAGGGAAAGAGAAGTTAAGATTGGACAAAAAATTTGAAGTGATTGATAATTATGGTAAATACTAGGGTGAATTTTTAAGAAAAGAGAGTCTGAAAAGTGCAAGTTATTTAAAAAAGTAATAATTGCAGGTTATTTTGCAAAGAATGTACTAATGCAATGATACTGAAAAGATATCTTGAATTTAAAACACATGTTTTCTAGCTCTTTTCTGGTAGTTGAGTGAACGAATATCAGATATCTTATGACGATCAACTCTTCTCCCTTTTCTTACCACTAAAGTGTTCATCAAAAATAACTGTGATAGTCGATCCATAATGCAGTCTATGTCTGACTCTGTAGAAAAAATATCAAAGGCTAAGTTTTTAATCGCATTAAATGAGACAGATTTATTGATGCTTTTTTTTAGTTTACTATTCTGTGCGCTCAACGTCTCTTCATCATCTTCTATCATGATACTTTCTAGATTACTGATGAAGATAGTTGACCAAAAATCCTGCTTGATAGTTTCAATACTTTTTCCTGTGAAATTCTCTAAATTTAATCTTCCCTTCAGCCTAGAAAAAAATGTTTCTACTCCCCAGCGCAAGTAATATAATCTCTCAAACTCTTCGACTGTAAAACTTTGCTCATCTAACAGAGATGTTACTAACACTTCAACTTCTCCAGAAGAAAGTATTATTTTGACTAACCTGAATTTCATCTCATCAGGTAATCCTAGCTTTCGTAGCTGTCTTGCTACTTTAATAGGTGCGGTAGACACTACCACCATACTAGATGGGCTTTCCGGCTTAAACATAGCGTTTATTTCATTGAAAGACGAACTTGGACAGCGAATTATATAATTGATTTTCCTTCCTGTAAGCTCAGCAAGAAATCGATAAGATACGTATCCTCTATCACAGATTAACAAATCGTCTGATTTTATGGATTCAAGCATACCGATCGC is a window from the Wolbachia endosymbiont of Armadillidium arcangelii genome containing:
- a CDS encoding IS4-like element ISWpi18 family transposase, whose amino-acid sequence is MFIKNKLMSLNFINAHRASSKDFSRKRKLPFINVFLLIFRKSVKSLQVMLNEFVLHTRKDYTITASAFTQARKKLKHTAFSELNDDIVSLYYQDQEFKTHHGFRVLAFDASILILPKSDKIIGEFGSRAVWNGIQRFEDYTSATFEVCYDVLNNIAIKSVLSRGDSYEVDLAIGMLESIKSDDLLICDRGYVSYRFLAELTGRKINYIIRCPSSSFNEINAMFKPESPSSMVVVSTAPIKVARQLRKLGLPDEMKFRLVKIILSSGEVEVLVTSLLDEQSFTVEEFERLYYLRWGVETFFSRLKGRLNLENFTGKSIETIKQDFWSTIFISNLESIMIEDDEETLSAQNSKLKKSINKSVSFNAIKNLAFDIFSTESDIDCIMDRLSQLFLMNTLVVRKGRRVDRHKISDIRSLNYQKRARKHVF